In a genomic window of Streptomyces sp. BHT-5-2:
- a CDS encoding VgrG-related protein translates to MTERLYAAEPVIAFGSPLPELWAERLVEASVDTSVGLPARATLRFRDPGHQLLAAARLAVGEPLTVAVAAARRRTRVGIFDGEVTALETEVDADGTFTTVRAMDRGHRLTRGRRVAAYVDTTVAEAARQAASRHGLTTGRIEAERTRIPHVAQPNLTDWEFLNHLADQRGLRLTVDGSTLHMRRPAAADTAPAPGTGADRSPFVLEHGVNLLGLRAAVSSEAQVAEVEVRGWDPDGKAALSAKAGAGDSERLRLGVTPARLGTAFPGPAPELLVGGRAHTTAPQVDAAARALAAESAAAMATLAAEVSGTPELRAGVPVALAGVGEPFTGKYTITSCGHVFDGDQGYRTLVRVGPLPPPVVPYPPPLCAPGVAVAVVTDIKEPGKGQRGAVRLRLPWLSQDYVTDWVRTVQWGGVDGGGVFAPEAGDEVLVGFEHGRLDRPYVLGGLYNGVDAPTDHGLPLVDAGTGRANRRSLASRSGDRVELLSAADGPQGVRLLSGDGKLVTHLDRKNTTVAVTAGEGAKSVRVSLDGRGDGTLTIDAGETGTLILRAGTVTVTAAGSGGGQLTLEGATVTVKSGGDLKLEGQRTTITGNTVDIN, encoded by the coding sequence GTGACGGAGCGGCTGTACGCGGCGGAGCCGGTCATCGCGTTCGGCTCCCCGCTGCCGGAACTGTGGGCGGAACGGCTGGTGGAGGCTTCCGTGGACACGTCGGTGGGGCTGCCGGCCCGCGCGACCCTACGGTTCCGCGATCCCGGGCACCAGCTCCTGGCGGCGGCGCGGCTCGCCGTCGGCGAGCCGCTGACCGTGGCGGTGGCCGCCGCACGCCGCCGCACCCGGGTGGGGATCTTCGACGGCGAGGTCACGGCGCTGGAGACGGAGGTGGACGCCGACGGGACGTTCACGACCGTGCGGGCCATGGACCGGGGGCACCGGCTGACGCGGGGGCGGCGGGTGGCCGCCTACGTCGACACCACGGTGGCCGAGGCCGCCCGGCAGGCCGCCTCCCGGCACGGCCTGACGACCGGCCGGATCGAGGCCGAGCGCACCCGCATCCCGCACGTGGCCCAACCCAACCTGACCGACTGGGAGTTCCTGAACCACCTCGCCGACCAGCGCGGCCTGCGTCTGACGGTCGACGGGAGCACCCTCCACATGCGCCGCCCGGCCGCCGCCGACACGGCGCCCGCACCCGGCACCGGAGCGGACCGGAGCCCGTTCGTCCTGGAGCACGGGGTGAACCTGCTGGGCCTGCGCGCAGCCGTGTCCTCCGAGGCGCAGGTCGCCGAGGTGGAGGTCCGGGGCTGGGATCCCGACGGCAAGGCCGCGCTGTCCGCGAAGGCCGGTGCGGGCGACAGCGAACGGCTGCGCCTGGGCGTCACGCCCGCGCGGCTCGGCACGGCCTTCCCCGGGCCGGCGCCGGAACTGCTCGTCGGCGGCCGGGCGCACACCACCGCGCCGCAGGTGGACGCGGCGGCCCGCGCGCTGGCGGCGGAGTCGGCGGCGGCGATGGCCACGTTGGCCGCCGAGGTCTCGGGCACCCCCGAACTGCGGGCGGGCGTTCCGGTGGCTCTGGCCGGGGTGGGCGAGCCGTTCACCGGCAAGTACACCATCACCTCCTGTGGCCATGTCTTCGACGGGGACCAGGGCTACCGGACCCTGGTCCGGGTGGGCCCGCTCCCCCCGCCCGTCGTGCCCTACCCGCCGCCGCTGTGCGCGCCGGGCGTCGCGGTGGCGGTCGTCACGGACATCAAGGAACCGGGGAAGGGTCAGCGGGGCGCCGTACGGCTGCGTCTTCCGTGGCTGTCGCAGGACTACGTGACGGACTGGGTCCGTACCGTCCAGTGGGGCGGGGTCGACGGCGGCGGCGTGTTCGCCCCGGAGGCGGGGGACGAGGTCCTCGTCGGGTTCGAGCACGGGCGGCTGGACCGGCCGTACGTCCTCGGCGGGCTCTACAACGGCGTCGACGCCCCCACCGATCACGGCCTGCCACTCGTCGACGCCGGTACGGGACGGGCCAACAGGCGGTCCCTGGCGTCCCGTTCAGGTGATCGCGTCGAACTGCTCAGCGCCGCCGACGGCCCCCAGGGCGTCCGACTCCTGAGCGGCGACGGCAAGCTCGTCACCCACCTCGACCGGAAGAACACCACCGTCGCCGTCACGGCCGGGGAGGGAGCGAAGTCCGTCCGGGTCTCGCTCGACGGCCGCGGCGACGGCACCCTGACCATCGACGCGGGCGAGACGGGCACCCTGATTCTCCGGGCCGGCACGGTGACCGTCACGGCGGCCGGCAGCGGCGGCGGGCAGCTGACGCTGGAGGGCGCCACCGTCACGGTGAAGAGCGGCGGCGATCTCAAGCTCGAAGGGCAGCGGACCACGATCACCGGCAACACCGTCGACATCAACTGA
- a CDS encoding GPW/gp25 family protein codes for MDIIGAGWAFPAVITGTGRVGLATGAEDVAQAVRIILSTAPGERPMRPEFGCGIHGLVFDSLDATTVARADAEVRRALDRWEPRIEVDDLLFSTDSEDIGVLYIDIRYRLRATNEPRNLVFPFYTLPGDAPSE; via the coding sequence GTGGACATCATCGGCGCGGGGTGGGCGTTCCCCGCCGTCATCACCGGCACCGGCCGCGTGGGTCTGGCGACCGGTGCCGAGGACGTGGCACAGGCCGTGCGCATCATCCTGTCCACCGCGCCGGGCGAGCGGCCGATGCGGCCGGAGTTCGGCTGCGGCATCCACGGCCTGGTCTTCGACTCGCTCGACGCCACGACCGTGGCCCGCGCCGATGCGGAGGTGCGCCGGGCACTCGACCGGTGGGAACCGCGGATCGAGGTCGATGACCTGCTGTTCAGCACCGACAGCGAGGACATCGGCGTGCTCTACATCGACATCCGCTACCGGCTGCGCGCCACCAACGAACCCCGCAACCTCGTCTTCCCCTTCTACACCCTGCCCGGAGACGCCCCCAGTGAGTGA
- a CDS encoding phage tail protein, with protein MSPYPARPLPLPAVYGHDEVTLAFAAAIGEVMAPAEERIDGLDAVLDPWRAPPAFLDWLIRITGARVEPDWPELLRRKAVDLAPRLAAHRGTPYGLLLEAREIHGWVPPGFALVVDDPGRVFTHDDQAPGAGRLLNVTLTAPAAEDRRALESSLTRLVRAHCPAHLPFKVTVTLARKGPDERSQQG; from the coding sequence ATGTCCCCGTACCCCGCACGTCCGCTCCCCCTCCCGGCCGTCTACGGGCACGACGAGGTCACCCTCGCGTTCGCCGCCGCGATCGGCGAGGTCATGGCCCCCGCCGAGGAACGGATCGACGGTCTCGACGCGGTGCTCGACCCATGGCGCGCGCCACCGGCCTTCCTGGACTGGCTGATCCGGATCACCGGCGCCCGGGTGGAGCCGGACTGGCCGGAGCTCCTGCGGCGCAAGGCCGTCGACCTCGCGCCCCGCCTGGCCGCGCACCGCGGGACACCGTACGGACTGCTGCTGGAGGCCCGGGAGATCCACGGCTGGGTGCCGCCCGGCTTCGCGCTCGTCGTCGACGACCCCGGCCGCGTCTTCACCCACGACGACCAGGCGCCCGGGGCCGGACGCCTGCTCAACGTCACCCTGACCGCCCCGGCCGCCGAGGACCGGCGGGCGCTGGAGAGCAGCCTCACGCGCCTGGTACGGGCGCACTGCCCCGCCCACCTCCCCTTCAAGGTCACGGTCACCCTCGCGCGCAAGGGTCCTGATGAGAGGTCACAGCAGGGATGA
- a CDS encoding baseplate J/gp47 family protein produces the protein MSLPTPEYDGRTRDEVVATAVAAVRRAEPTWHGQDRTDPGRGLIETCTDMVIALRDRLNLAPDQRRLQMLRLLGVRPYRPAPAQTEVVLGLAAPSPEPVVVPAGQEVATRPVGAAEPVVFSTLTEAVLNPCVLVAAGHFAESRRADGALEGTLTAFGPETGRTVEPGGPDFAGPAFHLNLPYLGDFPPPEDALADAGRVRTRSGGSPLPSYALVVLSVPVPSTRVTLDVSTGVGLAPKAGTSLTRGHWEAWQGTHWTGCRVVTDTVPAQDRSGKVTLDLPPAHAPAQLLLHRAAGENGGDSVQRLRDVGLIRYRTDGGRSPLTRVGLDPLLAVSVPVIQARLVQHETLGTATGTPGERLRFAHPPLTRSTDPLVVEAVLDDRTAQWTYVASLAGSGPDDRHFTLDPRTGEAVFAPVVAGARGPRQHGAPLPAGAVVRIRRYLTGGGARGNVPARTVTVLRTPLPYVSAVTNPAPAIGGTEGESAAACATRLPLGSPVPQRAVVPADYEQLALAAAAGMARIHHVRDAPDDALDPARNYLPWQPAKTDVLFTLAPGALTVPSGVQVTTNDGELVFTTTGEATRRPPDAAGTAPLRLVPGTTAAIEMFAAGDYQANGTFSGPFKEGGGLVLALVEIRNPHDPDRLTLWVTAGGDRETTGGDRQPEDRIAVSVFAPTRSTPWWDTAVPLSYAAAPAQEITVSGGSTVLAHPVHLTESARWRAAVARGDLAGTAQDAVGRRGGGFPSERAACWIAVQILDPKGTPTTTYTVYADSGTTDPVPAEQYEGHNQAREPVSSTDKPGQVYPLLYSPVYVPENEELPKVRVGDENWRTVTSFHDSHEDSKDVVVNASTGEVHFGPEVTGGPSGSRRYGAVPLPPGTPITVDGSYKTTLGAAGNGRRPGEIGRLKDPDDRIVSVRNVSTSHDGKNGYTDTSGGSTQSGVTLMVIPFVTTDERGWFPFHMLTPTRDACDTLRRSLRACQPEGVPVWLKQPVYRGVRVDARIVPADYRTADERDELRAAAERALYRYFSPVTGGPDGTGWPLGRPVYAGEAFRVLERVPGVGRVATAELVPVDPLDGSASDPVERIPCGPGETVYSVEHRVTVAEVPS, from the coding sequence ATGAGTCTGCCGACGCCCGAGTACGACGGGCGCACCCGCGACGAGGTCGTCGCCACGGCCGTCGCCGCCGTACGCCGGGCGGAGCCGACCTGGCACGGCCAGGACCGGACGGACCCCGGCCGCGGCCTGATCGAGACCTGCACCGACATGGTGATCGCCCTGCGCGACCGGCTCAACCTGGCCCCCGACCAGCGCCGGCTACAGATGCTGCGGCTCCTGGGCGTGCGGCCCTACCGGCCCGCGCCCGCACAGACCGAGGTCGTCCTCGGGCTCGCCGCGCCGTCGCCCGAGCCGGTGGTCGTCCCCGCGGGCCAGGAAGTGGCCACACGACCGGTGGGAGCAGCGGAGCCGGTCGTCTTCAGCACGCTGACGGAGGCGGTGCTCAACCCCTGTGTCCTCGTCGCCGCCGGGCACTTCGCGGAATCGAGGAGGGCCGACGGCGCTTTGGAGGGAACCCTGACCGCCTTCGGCCCGGAGACGGGCCGGACCGTCGAACCGGGCGGCCCCGACTTCGCCGGCCCGGCCTTCCACCTCAACCTCCCCTACCTCGGCGACTTCCCGCCGCCCGAGGACGCCCTCGCGGACGCCGGCCGGGTGCGCACCCGCAGCGGCGGCTCCCCGCTCCCGTCGTATGCCCTGGTCGTCCTGTCGGTGCCGGTACCGAGTACGCGCGTGACGTTGGACGTGAGCACGGGCGTCGGCCTCGCGCCCAAGGCAGGCACAAGCCTCACCCGGGGGCACTGGGAGGCATGGCAGGGAACGCACTGGACCGGCTGCCGGGTCGTCACGGACACCGTGCCCGCCCAGGACCGTTCGGGCAAGGTCACGCTCGACCTGCCCCCCGCCCACGCCCCCGCCCAACTCCTGCTGCACCGGGCGGCCGGCGAAAACGGCGGCGACTCCGTGCAGCGCCTGAGGGACGTAGGGCTGATCCGCTACCGCACCGACGGGGGCCGGAGCCCGCTGACCCGGGTCGGACTCGACCCGCTGCTCGCCGTCTCCGTCCCCGTCATCCAGGCCCGGCTCGTACAGCACGAGACGCTGGGCACCGCGACGGGCACCCCCGGCGAACGCCTCCGCTTCGCCCATCCCCCGCTGACCCGCAGCACCGACCCCCTCGTCGTCGAAGCCGTCCTCGACGATCGGACGGCACAGTGGACGTACGTCGCCTCGCTCGCCGGATCGGGGCCCGACGACCGGCACTTCACCCTCGACCCGCGCACCGGGGAGGCCGTCTTCGCACCCGTGGTGGCCGGCGCCCGAGGACCGCGACAGCACGGTGCGCCACTTCCGGCAGGAGCGGTCGTACGGATCCGGCGCTACCTCACCGGCGGCGGCGCCCGGGGCAACGTACCCGCCCGCACCGTCACCGTGCTGCGCACACCGCTGCCGTACGTCTCCGCCGTGACCAACCCCGCACCGGCGATCGGCGGCACGGAAGGCGAGAGCGCGGCCGCCTGCGCCACGCGCCTGCCCCTGGGCTCCCCGGTGCCGCAGCGGGCGGTCGTCCCCGCCGACTACGAGCAGCTCGCGCTGGCCGCCGCGGCGGGCATGGCCCGCATCCACCACGTCCGGGACGCACCCGACGACGCACTCGACCCGGCCCGCAACTACCTGCCGTGGCAGCCGGCCAAGACGGACGTCCTCTTCACTCTTGCGCCAGGCGCGCTGACGGTCCCCTCAGGGGTTCAAGTCACCACCAATGATGGCGAGTTGGTCTTCACTACGACAGGGGAGGCCACTCGCAGACCGCCCGACGCGGCAGGCACGGCACCCCTCAGGCTCGTTCCCGGCACCACCGCCGCCATCGAGATGTTCGCGGCGGGTGACTACCAGGCCAACGGGACGTTCTCCGGCCCCTTCAAGGAGGGCGGCGGACTGGTCCTGGCCCTGGTGGAGATCCGGAATCCGCACGATCCGGACCGCCTCACGCTCTGGGTGACGGCGGGAGGCGACCGTGAAACGACGGGAGGCGACCGCCAGCCGGAGGACCGCATCGCGGTGTCCGTGTTCGCACCGACGAGGTCAACTCCGTGGTGGGACACCGCCGTTCCCCTTTCCTACGCCGCCGCCCCCGCGCAAGAGATCACGGTTTCCGGCGGGTCGACGGTCCTGGCCCATCCCGTCCACCTGACCGAGTCCGCGCGCTGGCGGGCGGCCGTCGCCCGCGGCGACCTCGCCGGCACGGCGCAGGACGCCGTCGGCAGGCGGGGCGGCGGCTTCCCGAGCGAGCGGGCCGCCTGCTGGATCGCCGTGCAGATCCTCGACCCCAAAGGCACACCCACCACGACCTACACCGTCTACGCCGACTCCGGGACGACGGACCCCGTTCCCGCCGAACAGTACGAGGGGCACAACCAGGCACGAGAGCCGGTCTCGTCCACGGACAAGCCCGGTCAGGTCTACCCCCTGTTGTATTCCCCGGTGTACGTACCGGAGAACGAGGAGCTTCCCAAGGTCCGTGTCGGCGATGAGAACTGGCGCACCGTCACCTCCTTTCACGATTCCCATGAGGACAGCAAGGACGTGGTCGTCAACGCCAGTACCGGCGAGGTCCACTTCGGCCCGGAGGTCACGGGCGGCCCCTCGGGCAGCCGGCGGTACGGCGCCGTTCCGCTGCCCCCTGGCACACCCATCACCGTGGACGGCTCGTACAAAACCACGCTCGGAGCGGCGGGCAACGGCAGACGCCCGGGCGAGATCGGCCGGCTGAAGGACCCGGACGACCGCATCGTCAGCGTCCGCAACGTCTCCACCTCGCACGACGGCAAGAACGGCTACACCGACACCAGCGGCGGCAGCACCCAGTCCGGTGTGACGCTGATGGTCATCCCCTTCGTGACCACCGACGAACGGGGCTGGTTCCCCTTCCACATGCTCACCCCCACCCGGGACGCCTGCGACACCCTGCGCCGCTCCCTGCGTGCCTGCCAGCCGGAGGGCGTTCCGGTGTGGCTGAAGCAGCCCGTCTACCGAGGCGTCCGGGTCGATGCCCGGATCGTTCCCGCCGACTACCGCACCGCCGACGAACGCGACGAGCTCCGCGCCGCCGCGGAACGCGCCCTGTACCGGTACTTCAGCCCCGTCACCGGCGGGCCGGACGGCACCGGATGGCCGCTGGGGCGCCCGGTGTACGCGGGCGAGGCGTTCCGGGTCCTGGAACGGGTGCCGGGGGTGGGCCGGGTCGCCACGGCCGAGCTCGTCCCGGTCGATCCGCTCGACGGCTCGGCGTCGGACCCCGTCGAACGGATCCCCTGCGGGCCCGGCGAAACCGTGTATTCCGTCGAACACCGAGTCACCGTGGCGGAGGTCCCCTCATGA